In Oncorhynchus kisutch isolate 150728-3 linkage group LG11, Okis_V2, whole genome shotgun sequence, the genomic stretch CAGGAACACAACCCTAGAGGATGGTGGCCAAAGTTGCGGTGACACACAGTCCTTACCATATGAGGTAACATGGTACAGCAATGGAATGAATAAACAGGAAGCGTGTTGTGACGTGCTGTGTCACAcatgcgcagacacacacagaacaatGATGGTTAACAACTCAACGGATTATCGCTAGCACTCTCTCTGCGGCTCTCTGTCAGTTAAGTTACCGTATATAGTGTACGATACCGTATATGGTAGCAAGCCACTTATGGTAGCACCAGTATTTATTAGATACTATGCTTTTTCAAGCACCCGAGTGCTACTACAAATGAACTTCATGCATACTCATTTCCACATGGGCGTCACGTCTCGTGGCTATATTCACTTCATTTTGTGTGAAAAATATGTCCTGATGGTCGAAGAATTGTTTATTACAAAGCTTTTTATTAGAATAATTGTAGCAGCAACGTGTTCCTGGTCAAAAGAACATCAATCATTGTGTTTTCTATTTGGTGGTAAAAACGTAGTTGTACACTGAGTCGATACATTGAGTCCATACATTAATTCTATACACTGTACTTTGCAAGATAAAATAGTCAAGACGCATGACACCATTGAGCTCAATTGAAGTGATTGTCTATTAGATTTGATAAAGTACATATGCACACAAAATACCAAAAAAAGAAACATTATAAGCACTTAAGACTGACAAAGATACACCTTTCTTCCTAATGGATTTGAACACAGGGTTAAGAAGTCACCAGATATGCTGGTTATTGGGTTAGCTTACTAGTGATACATTCATAGTGGTTTGGTGTGGAATAACTTCCTGCGCAAAAAGGAATGTGTACAATGTAATGGTGAATATCTGTCTCCTTAATGTTGATGAAATGAAGCACAAAAGATGGACAAAGGTAAAGAGAAGGCATTCGAAATGAATCTGTACCCAGTGCTCAATGTTATTGCATAGCAAACGTCACATCCGAAATGTGTCATGTGAGAGGAATACCAAACAAGGTCTAATACATTGAAACATTTGCCTCCCTTTATACAGATAAATATGTTAAATACATTCCATGTGAGTGTACGCAAAGAACAGCATTATTAACCATGCAAATAACCTTAAAAAAAGACACAAGTGGATATTGCACACCCTTTCCAACTAGTCCTGACAACTCAGCCCTCTTCTTGGTCAACCCCAGAGCAGGAATTTAAACATATCCATTTGTCCGAAGGTGAATCCAGTGATCCCTCTCTCAGAAGAACCCGGGGTTCGTGTGCTCTATGACGCAGCGTCTGCAGTGGCGCCTAACGAATCGCAGTGCCTCCGGCGACACCTCGCAGTCCTGTACGTTGAGCAGCTGCAGGTCGCAGCAGTTCGCGGCTATGGCCCGTAGCCCTCGACCCGTCACGCTCTCGCACGCCCTCAGGCTCAGCCTCCTCAGGCCCTGGCAATACAGTGCCAGCTGCTCCAGCCCGCTGTCTGACACCAACGGGCACTTGCCTACATCCAGGGACTTGAGTTTGGGGCAGCTCCTGGCCAAGTGTCCCAGGCCGTGGTCCGTGAGGCCCTCGCAGCCCCGCGCATTCAGGTACCGGAGCCGCGGGCAGTAGCGAGCCACGTAGCGCACCCCCACGTCTGTGATGCGGCCGCAGTGGGCCACACTCAGGTAGCGCAGGCAGCCCTCCAGGCGGGCCACCTCGCGCAGCCCGAAATCCCCCACCAGGCGGCAGTCGCTGAGGCTGAGCTCCCTGACGGAGGGGCAGTGCAGAGCCAGGTGGCGCAGGGCTTCGTCGGTGAGGCGCGTACAGCGCCGCAGGTAGAGGTGTGTGAGGCGGGGGCAGTGGGAGGCAATGGTGCGGAGGCCCTGGTCCTCCAGGGAAAAACAGTCAGACATGTCCAGGTAGTGGATGGAGATCTGCTGGCCATGCAGTGGAGAGAGCTGGACTGAAGCCTCCTGGGTGAGGCTGATGCAGGTCACCTTGGAACAGCCTGGAGGAACAGAAGGGGCTTATTACAAAGACAGCCATGTAATCGTAACTGGTCTTGGTCTATAACTTCAAGCAATTTACATATTTTGTTGTCTGACCATTCTCTCTTAGTATAGCATACGCAATTTCCTTATAATTTGTACTAATGTTGCAGCTATGTGAGAAAAGACCACTTGAGGGTGCCAAAGTAGAACCTGCTATATTGCCTAACCATACTTCTTGAAAGACATGACCACATTCAGAATACAAATAACACATCAGGGGACCAACATTTTCCaggaaaataaatacatcttCATTTCATTATTTCTACAACCACGACCATTCAAGTCTATTTTTACAACAAAGGACTTTACTTCCTCATGGCACTGACTTTGCTTTGTCACCAaagtaaaagttttttttttgtgcCACTTCCTTAATGAAAGCAACAGACTAGCCCTCTTACTCCTGTTAGGTAAAGGAGTCCTGCTTTCAAAGCTAAGTAGGTCTTTCCTCTCCCACTAGGGACCCAATGGCTGGAAGAGCTTCCATGCTCCTTTAATGTTTTTCCCAGCTCTGAGAGAAAACCAGGACTGAAATGAATTTCTCTTTAAGGAAAGTTCACAGATGTGTGTGATGCAGGGCCGGCCCGCACATTAGGCAAGATTAGGCAGCAGCCTAGGGCTGCAGATTGACAGGGGAGGCATTTTACAAGCTAAACTGACCAAGATGCACCTCTAACAACACATAATACATCCTATAATTCTGCTAAAAAACAGTGATAATTTATCTCACCCAGTGGCATATGGGCTATTTAGGTGAGTGCCCGCTTTGTAaaaaacaatatttaaaaaataaaaaagttctAACAAagcatgtagcctatagcctacggTACAAAGAGTATGTGGCattttctgtagcctacagtctGGCAATTACATTTATGAAAATCTCATGAGACAGACACTTTTTACATCATGCACATTTCTCAGATCAAATAGCcaagtggtcaccaaccttttctgagacAAGATCCCTTtcgcagtcaaaaagcaagccgagatctacctcttcattaaaaaaaaaacataacttaAAAAACGTAACATTAACCTAATGAAAACAGTTATGTAGGAATACGGTTTGTGCATTAGGCCTAAttcattatcacagcatatttgCTATATGCTTGgcctgccaatgttgttcttctcagaccatattatctttcaaaactcaagctttgataacaaaatagatcagttggtgtAGCACTTACGAGGCACAGCTGAGCATTAATTTaaatcatttgtttttattttattttactggactaatgctacctgcatctgatggtcatggtGCTTTAAAGGCAACTGGAAACTCTGGGGGAAAAAATCTGAGGTCAAATCacgacatcagtgatcttcaggtcgaaaAGTTAGAGCTCTcgaaagatgccagagtttccaacttggaattctgagttggatgaccattaaAAATATTTTTCAGAGTCAGATcgagtttttttcagagttcccaggtgtcttgaatgcactgaattAGTCTccgaggagggaaggagaaagcaGCAAAGGGTCCAACCTCTCatggtctctgctctctccttccttccctctggtgagactgaccagagagagggcaCACCGTCTTCCGCCTGATGGCAAAACTTGAGTTGCACCGCATCAGCCTCGTGCAAAAATGaatgttgttcctatgaccagagacggtgaaatattcctcgatattaaaaTAGAGACAACGAAATGCTAATAACAATAAAAACACAGGGCTATCGACAGCTACTCATTCACTGCAGCTGCAGCGCTAGTGGAAGTTTGGAGAAGCGCGTTTTACgttttgtaatagtgttgaataaaaacagtgttgacagtgctgaataaaagtGCATGACCTCACTCAatacagcagctctttgctgtattctttgacagtctctctctgttcattgTTTAAAAAGTTATTAAATCTTACATAGGCTAGTATCAAACTTTGCTGTGGCCCGGGGTCATTGAAGCTCGAGGCACGGTGATGTGACCTATTCGAATTGCCAGAGCAGTAAGCACATTCAATTTAGCCACAGATCTCCTGGTCCGTCCGGTAGGGGGAGTTTGTATTTTCAGACAAATTAAaaggttcaaaatgggaacactgcCTACCCAGTGTGATCGcaatcgaccggttggtgaccactaaaACAGCTTAACCTGGTGCCCAATCAAATGAAAAATGTGCTTTGATTTGTATATGACGTGTTAACAAACAAGATGTCCTaaaacaggacaggtcaaagtaAAATGGACAATATGCAATGGAAAATCAAGCTCCTCAGAACTGCTGCCCGGGAGTTTCACACCGTGGGCTAAATTGTCTTGATAATCAGCGGTATTTGTACATTTTTGACGAGCTGCGTCATAGCGAAAAACAAAATACTTCTGCATTTCTGCTGTGTAAACACATGGATTCTCATTGCAAATAGGCTTAGGATGACTCCTGATAAAGTTTGGTAGCTGATGTAGAGCTTAATCAGCCAAATTGAACagtcacaggaatcaggactaataaagcAAATGCAACTGCCTGTTTTATGGATGGGCATTCCTAAAATTCCATTGCGGGCCGACAATGacttaaattttttttaaattgcattaTGATAACATTGTGACCCCAGTAGAAGTAGTAcatttggggcagcaggtagcctagtagttagagcgttgggccagtaacctaaaggttgctggattgattccccgagctgacaaggtagaaatctgttgttctacccctgaacaaggcagaacAAGCCACTATTCCccaataggccgtcattgtaaataagaatttgttcttaactgacttgcctagttaaataaaataagtaaGAAGTGAGACATTTGAGATAAAACAGGATTTTCTGAAACGCAGGCCACATGTGCTCAAAACTATGGTCATTCATTGAGAATTAATTACAAAAGTGATATGGTTAATAATTTTGCTCACAATGTTATTTCCCTTCATTTAAATTGAGTAACACCAAGTGACATTTTGGAGCACTAATGAGACATTTTAGATAAAACAGGATTTTCTGAAACGCAGGCCAGGCCACATGTGCTCAAAACTAAGGTCATTCATTGAGAATTAATTACAAAAGTGATATGGTTAATAATTTTGCTCACAGTGTTATTTCCCTTCATTTAAATTGAGTAACACCAAGTGACATTTTGGAGCAATTTGCTTACCCTTAGTACTTTAAACAATGCATAAACAAAGTTTTTCAGTATAAAAGACTTGCATTATGTTTTATCATTCATAAACAGTTcaataaaacaacaacatttatgATGTGTAACTATTTGTCATGTTCAAGTGTTTTTCATGGTTGCAACGGCAATGCCAATGCAAATCAATAACGACCCCTATAATAACCGCAGGAAACTGGGCATTCCTCTGATATACGATGTGAACATCTGTGAAGCATTTGCATAAAAGCTGATTCTTCACTCATTCAGAGTCTCCAACCACTTCTGAACTGAACTGGTCCCCAACCTCCCATGGTTACCTGAGACATTGAGGTGCTCCAGGTTGGGGCAACAGGAAACCACCTCGAACACGGCCTCGTTGGAGATGTTGTAGCAGCCGGTCACCTCTAGGCGGCGCAGCTCCGGGCAACACTGAGCCACTGCATGCAGCCCCCGGTCAGTGAGCCTCCGGCAGCCGCTGGCCACTACTGTCTCCAGGGTCAGACACACGTTGGGGGTGTCCTGACACAGCCGGTGGGTCAGCACCCTCAGGGCACGGTCGGCATGGAGCAGCTCGCCTGTCAGACGCACGGTGCTCCACAGGCGCGGGTCCCACGCCAGGTTGTACCAGCGCCGGCACACCCGTGCACAGCAGCACAGCTGATTGGTGGGAAGGTGAGAGAAGATCTGCAGGAGGGCATGATCAGGGAGGAGGTCGATGGGGGCGTAGTGTTGACCTTTAGATTGGCGGGAGCGTGTCTGGGTGCCTGGCTGGGGGTGTACCATGGCGACGGTCTCTGCAGAGCCAGAGGGGGAGGTGGACTCATGGCCATTGATGGAAAgggctggggaggagagggaaggggactTTGTGGGCAGGATGAGGCCAGGGCTGGGGGTGCTCAATGTCCGTGTGCTGCGGTCTGagtctgagagaaagagagagagatatatataaataGAGAGAAAACAATCAGAAGCATAGTTCATACTACCATAGAGATATGTCATGTCAGAGACATAATGCAGCctgagaaatatatatttttaatatgaACAAAAATCCCACACACAAGTCATTAGCCATTTTTCTTCTCTTCCCCATAATCTCATTGTCAAGAAACATATGTTCATTGTTGTAGAACACTTTGTATTACCATATTTACACTTTGAAAATGGTGCAGTCCATTTGATATTGTTCAAAGTTCCAGCCATGCGAGAACAGCATCAAATGTGGTACCTATCAACAGGCTTTTATTAAAGCTTTCGGCACAGATGGTGCCATGCAGTCTTCTATCATCAATGACTAACACAAACTATAGGGTTACCATGGATCTCATTATCTTGTTTTGGGATGTTTGTGTGAAAATGAAGTGTCAAGTTTATCTTGCATGCACTTGTACAATGGTCACAGGGCCTCTTCATCAGATAAACTTGCTCTGTTCAAAGGCGGCGGTTAGGGAGTTTGGTGCTGCGGTCGGCGTTGTATGGTTGGCCATATGTAAACACTGAGGCCCCTCCAGACTGCAGATGTGCGCTGAGTGCCGCCGTgccgagggaaggagggagtcgTGAGAAGCTGCAAGCTGGATCCCATCACCGTGGCGTGAGAAGGAGGATTCCCCCATCTCTTTTTTTTGGCCCTGGAGTTGGATCTGATTCCTGAGAGCGACCCATCACACTGGGACACGGAGTGCTCTCCTCCGATGCGATCACCATCTCCTCATCACCCCTCAAAGCGGCCCATCACTTGTCAAAGGTTTTGTACAGAGTGGTTGTAATCATTGAAAGAAGTCACCTCGCCGTCCCGGTGTGGGAGAGTGGAATCGTTATCGGCTAAAAACAGAAAGAATCTAAATTGCACACTtcttgcatcctctctcctcacatcCTTCTCAAAAATCCaatggaggagaaggtcagaggggagggacctctggctttctcatccagtGGGTTTtgagagggagacaaggagagaggaaagatgaagcgaggagtatgcaattgagatattccctTAATATGAATCCTCTGACTGGGACACAGACACAATAGCGTGATACAAGTGAGGAGGGGGAAATACGACAGTGTATAAATCTCATCTCCTAcacaaatcattttaaaaaacTGGAGAGTGTGGGAAACATTTTCACCATTTGATACCCCACGATTATAAATGGTTTCCCGAAAGTCCAACAAATTATGTGTTTTGGATGATCCACCTATATGGGGCATATAGGGGTTATGGCTAGACTTTGGCTCTTTATGAGGGGGAACAACCCTGATAAAAAGCTGCGGCTCGTTACACAATGTAATGGGATGTCTAAAATCAAGTTTACAGCCTACTGCATTCAAGAAAAGTCTCTACAGTGTAATATATCATGCAGGTATACAAATAGATTATAGGCATTGGGTATGTCCAGAATTGGAGGGGATTTAGAGAGAAAATGggaacagacaggtagacagataacGTCTGTCAGTTATGTAGATTTATTTATGTAGATTTATAGATTTTCAGAGACAGAGCACACTGTTTCTACATAATGTATGTCTGTTGCTGCGTGACAAACGAACATTGACCCCGCTAATGCCTGTTAGTTAGATTTGTGTGCGAGCAGAGcacagacaggcggacagacagacagacagacagcgacccTCCTAAAGTTTGTCCCGTAGATTTGTATTCCAGACCTGACCTGAGATCAGACTCCTCCTGACCAGGTTGTGATGACATACCCAGACTCAGGCCCTCTGGGGAACATGATACAAGACTACAACACAAAGTGAAAAAATATGTTGACTCAACACTCACAGAGGCTTCAGAAAACAACTAAAAAAACATCATCTCTGCCATATAGAATGGCTTAGagaaaatgtaaaaatgtgtatAGAAAATAACAAGGCTTGGAGGACTAGGGAGAACACTAGTTGTGGAAATACTTACAAAAATCCTTAAGTCTtattccattatttattttatattagtATGAATACATCATGCATGCGGGCCCATTCAGTGTTGGAGCTTTCGGGTTGCGGGTTGGGGGTTCTCAAGAACTAGCGCTGGCCTTGGTCTGCATTTAAATGCTTTGCCCATTCTCATACTG encodes the following:
- the LOC109899038 gene encoding F-box/LRR-repeat protein 7, giving the protein MGANNGKQYGSEGKGSSSISSDISSSTDHTPTKAPKNVATTEDSDRSTRTLSTPSPGLILPTKSPSLSSPALSINGHESTSPSGSAETVAMVHPQPGTQTRSRQSKGQHYAPIDLLPDHALLQIFSHLPTNQLCCCARVCRRWYNLAWDPRLWSTVRLTGELLHADRALRVLTHRLCQDTPNVCLTLETVVASGCRRLTDRGLHAVAQCCPELRRLEVTGCYNISNEAVFEVVSCCPNLEHLNVSGCSKVTCISLTQEASVQLSPLHGQQISIHYLDMSDCFSLEDQGLRTIASHCPRLTHLYLRRCTRLTDEALRHLALHCPSVRELSLSDCRLVGDFGLREVARLEGCLRYLSVAHCGRITDVGVRYVARYCPRLRYLNARGCEGLTDHGLGHLARSCPKLKSLDVGKCPLVSDSGLEQLALYCQGLRRLSLRACESVTGRGLRAIAANCCDLQLLNVQDCEVSPEALRFVRRHCRRCVIEHTNPGFF